A genomic region of Gemmata massiliana contains the following coding sequences:
- a CDS encoding acyl-CoA thioesterase: MTHTHPALAPFPVVIEFDIGWSDMDSFDHVSNLEYFRYFQDARLNYISRTGWLDTKRELGLGPILKSTSATYRKPLKYPDHVWVGVRAAEVQVDRVTFEHKLVSRSWDAVACEGLATVVSYDYRSECKTALPERVRKVIEELEALIK, from the coding sequence ATGACGCACACGCACCCCGCCCTCGCGCCGTTCCCCGTCGTGATCGAGTTCGACATCGGCTGGAGCGACATGGACTCGTTCGACCACGTGAGCAATCTGGAGTATTTCCGGTATTTCCAGGACGCGCGGCTGAACTACATCTCGCGCACCGGTTGGCTCGACACGAAGCGCGAGCTCGGCCTCGGCCCCATTCTGAAGAGCACGTCCGCGACGTACCGCAAACCGCTGAAGTACCCGGACCACGTGTGGGTCGGCGTGCGCGCCGCGGAGGTGCAAGTGGACCGCGTGACGTTCGAGCACAAACTCGTGAGCCGGTCGTGGGACGCGGTCGCGTGCGAGGGGCTGGCGACCGTGGTGAGCTACGACTACCGCAGTGAGTGCAAGACCGCGTTGCCGGAGCGCGTGCGGAAGGTGATCGAGGAACTGGAAGCGTTAATCAAATAA
- the dgt gene encoding dGTP triphosphohydrolase, with amino-acid sequence MPMDWDTLLCDQRYRWIVTGKVPTRNPEELRTEFEKDYDRAVFSTPVRRLQDKAQVFPLEPCDAVRTRLTHSLEVSTVARDMARAVARWLVYERKEKITGAVPSKDPVRDIETIAATCGLLHDLGNPPFGHFGESAIQDWFAAQKDDIFEGCEGGKGGELAQDFLKFEGNAQTLRLVSKLQVLADEYGLNLTCGTLSALCKYTASAMQADKKSPNHDWSKPGYFASERDLIETVRKATGTGDVRNPITFLVEACDDLVYRTVDLEDGVKKGAVDWPTAEKMLRDHGGGKADNILKGTYEQVSKVAGSVDTRQFGEIAVQALRVHTIGAVVPAVIRAFKERYTEIMEGKFRGDLTDVCDHKEVLDALGDTVKKHVHTTPDILRLELSGRKVIHDLMTLFWDGAKKGEEGTKSYEQKAFSLISSNYRQAYKHALEKKLGRQT; translated from the coding sequence ATGCCGATGGACTGGGACACCCTTCTTTGCGACCAGCGGTACCGCTGGATCGTGACGGGTAAGGTTCCGACGAGGAACCCGGAGGAGCTTCGTACGGAGTTCGAGAAGGACTACGACCGGGCGGTCTTCTCCACCCCGGTCAGGCGCCTTCAGGACAAGGCACAGGTCTTCCCGCTGGAGCCCTGCGACGCGGTCCGCACTCGGTTGACCCACTCCCTCGAGGTCTCGACCGTCGCCCGCGACATGGCCAGGGCCGTGGCACGGTGGCTCGTTTACGAGAGGAAGGAAAAAATCACTGGAGCGGTTCCGAGCAAGGACCCAGTCCGCGACATCGAGACGATCGCCGCTACTTGCGGCCTCCTTCACGATCTGGGGAATCCGCCGTTCGGTCACTTCGGCGAAAGTGCCATTCAGGACTGGTTCGCCGCCCAAAAGGATGACATTTTTGAGGGCTGTGAGGGTGGCAAGGGGGGCGAGCTCGCGCAGGATTTCCTCAAGTTCGAGGGAAACGCACAGACGCTTCGGCTGGTGTCAAAATTGCAGGTGCTGGCCGATGAGTACGGGCTGAACCTGACTTGCGGCACTTTGTCGGCCCTCTGCAAGTACACCGCATCGGCGATGCAGGCCGACAAGAAGTCGCCGAACCACGACTGGAGCAAGCCTGGGTATTTCGCATCGGAGCGGGACTTGATCGAAACCGTGCGGAAGGCTACCGGGACGGGAGATGTCCGCAATCCGATCACCTTCCTCGTCGAAGCGTGCGACGACTTGGTCTACCGAACCGTAGACCTCGAAGACGGTGTCAAGAAGGGTGCGGTGGACTGGCCGACTGCCGAAAAGATGCTCAGGGACCACGGCGGGGGAAAGGCGGACAACATCCTCAAGGGAACCTACGAGCAAGTCAGCAAAGTCGCAGGCAGCGTTGACACTCGGCAGTTCGGTGAAATCGCCGTCCAAGCGCTCCGCGTTCACACGATCGGAGCAGTTGTACCCGCGGTAATCAGGGCGTTCAAGGAGAGGTACACTGAGATCATGGAAGGGAAGTTCCGCGGCGACCTGACCGACGTCTGCGACCACAAGGAAGTTCTGGACGCCTTGGGAGATACCGTCAAGAAACATGTGCATACGACGCCCGACATCCTTCGACTGGAGCTGAGTGGCCGAAAGGTGATCCACGACCTGATGACCCTGTTCTGGGACGGGGCGAAGAAGGGAGAAGAAGGGACTAAGAGCTACGAACAGAAGGCGTTTTCGCTGATTTCGAGCAACTATCGGCAGGCGTACAAGCACGCCCTTGAAAAAAAACTAGGCCGGCAAACGTAA